The following proteins are encoded in a genomic region of Kosakonia oryzae:
- a CDS encoding DUF986 family protein, producing MTVTDSVLLAFVAALFAFAIYDEFVMPRRQGASLLTVPLLRRSRTDGAIFVGLLAILIYNNTMNGGSPLTLWLLSALALLGIYLFWIRAPKIIFKERGFFFANVWIEYNRIKEMNLSEDGVLVMQLEQRRLLIRVRNIDDLEKIYKVIVNTQ from the coding sequence ATGACCGTTACGGATAGCGTTCTGCTGGCGTTTGTCGCCGCCCTGTTTGCTTTCGCCATCTATGACGAATTCGTCATGCCACGTCGTCAGGGTGCATCGCTGCTGACCGTTCCCCTACTGCGCAGAAGCCGCACTGATGGCGCTATTTTTGTCGGCCTGCTGGCGATCCTGATTTACAACAACACGATGAATGGCGGTTCCCCTTTAACGCTATGGTTATTATCTGCGCTGGCATTGCTCGGTATTTATCTTTTTTGGATCCGCGCACCGAAAATCATCTTTAAAGAGCGGGGCTTTTTCTTTGCTAATGTCTGGATCGAATATAACCGTATTAAAGAGATGAATTTATCGGAAGATGGCGTGTTGGTCATGCAATTAGAGCAGCGCCGCTTACTTATCCGTGTGCGAAATATCGACGACCTTGAGAAAATTTATAAAGTTATCGTTAATACTCAATGA
- a CDS encoding PTS mannose transporter subunit IID, which produces MVDMTKTPTERKLTQSDIRGVFIRSNLFQGSWNFERMQALGFCFSMVPAIKRLYPENNEARRQAIKRHLEFFNTHPYVAAPVLGVTLAMEEQRANGAEIDDGAINGIKVGLMGPLAGVGDPIFWGTVRPVFAALGAGIAMSGSLLGPLLFFVLFNIVRLATRYYGVAYGYRKGIDIVKDMGGGFLQKLTEGASILGLFVMGALVNKWTHVNIPMVVSQITDQTGKTTVTTVQTILDQLMPGLVPLLLTFACMWLLRKKVNPLWIIVGFFIIGIVGYAIGLLGL; this is translated from the coding sequence ATGGTTGATATGACTAAAACTCCGACTGAGAGAAAACTCACCCAGAGTGACATTCGTGGTGTGTTCATTCGTTCTAACCTGTTCCAGGGTTCATGGAACTTCGAACGTATGCAGGCGCTGGGCTTCTGTTTCTCAATGGTACCGGCCATTAAACGCCTTTACCCTGAGAATAACGAAGCGCGCCGCCAGGCAATTAAGCGCCACCTCGAATTTTTCAACACCCATCCGTACGTGGCCGCGCCGGTGCTCGGCGTTACGCTGGCGATGGAAGAGCAGCGTGCCAACGGCGCGGAGATCGACGATGGCGCGATCAACGGTATTAAAGTAGGTCTGATGGGGCCGCTGGCCGGTGTGGGCGACCCAATCTTCTGGGGAACCGTACGGCCGGTATTTGCTGCACTGGGCGCTGGTATTGCCATGAGCGGCAGCCTGCTCGGGCCATTGCTGTTCTTTGTCCTCTTTAATATTGTCCGCCTGGCGACACGCTATTACGGCGTGGCGTACGGTTACCGTAAAGGTATCGACATCGTTAAAGATATGGGCGGCGGCTTCCTGCAGAAACTGACCGAGGGGGCGTCAATCCTCGGCCTGTTTGTCATGGGCGCCCTGGTGAACAAGTGGACACACGTTAACATTCCAATGGTTGTCTCGCAGATTACTGACCAGACCGGTAAAACAACGGTGACAACCGTACAGACCATTCTCGACCAGTTGATGCCGGGTCTGGTGCCTCTGCTGTTAACCTTCGCCTGTATGTGGCTGCTGCGTAAGAAAGTAAACCCGCTGTGGATTATCGTCGGGTTCTTTATCATCGGGATTGTTGGTTACGCGATTGGCCTGCTGGGCCTGTAA
- a CDS encoding PTS mannose/fructose/sorbose transporter subunit IIC has translation MEITTLQIVLVFVVACIAGMESILDEFQFHRPLVACTLVGIVLGDMKTGIIIGGTLEMIALGWMNIGAAVAPDAALASIISTILVIGGHQSIGAGIALAIPLAAAGQVLTIIVRTITVGFQHAADKAAESGNLTALSWIHVSSLFLQAMRIAIPAVIVAISVGTSEVQSMLNAIPEVVTSGLNIAGGMIVVVGYAMVINMMRAGYLMPFFYLGFVTAAFTNFNLVSLGVIGAVMAILYIQLSPKYNRSAGGPAPAAGNNDLDNELD, from the coding sequence ATGGAGATTACCACTCTTCAGATTGTGCTGGTGTTCGTGGTTGCATGTATCGCCGGTATGGAGTCGATACTGGACGAATTCCAGTTCCACCGTCCGTTGGTGGCATGTACGCTGGTAGGTATCGTCCTGGGTGATATGAAAACCGGTATCATCATCGGTGGTACCCTGGAAATGATCGCGCTGGGCTGGATGAACATCGGTGCCGCAGTTGCCCCTGATGCCGCACTGGCGTCGATTATTTCGACCATTCTGGTCATTGGCGGGCATCAGAGCATCGGTGCGGGTATCGCGCTCGCCATCCCGCTGGCCGCTGCGGGCCAGGTGTTGACCATTATCGTTCGTACTATCACCGTAGGCTTCCAGCATGCGGCGGATAAGGCGGCTGAAAGCGGCAACCTGACCGCGCTCTCGTGGATCCACGTTTCTTCCCTGTTCCTGCAAGCCATGCGTATCGCCATTCCGGCGGTGATTGTCGCCATCTCTGTCGGCACCAGCGAAGTGCAGAGCATGCTGAACGCCATTCCTGAAGTGGTGACCAGCGGTCTGAATATCGCCGGCGGTATGATTGTAGTGGTAGGTTATGCAATGGTCATCAACATGATGCGCGCAGGCTACCTGATGCCATTCTTCTACCTCGGCTTTGTAACCGCCGCCTTTACCAATTTCAACCTGGTATCGCTGGGTGTTATCGGTGCGGTAATGGCGATTCTCTACATTCAGCTCAGCCCGAAATATAACCGCTCCGCAGGTGGCCCTGCTCCGGCGGCGGGTAATAACGATCTTGATAACGAACTGGATTAA
- the manX gene encoding PTS mannose transporter subunit IIAB produces the protein MTIAIVIGTHGWAAEQLLKTAEMLLGEQDNVGWIDFVPGENAETLIEKYNAQLEKLETSKGVLFLVDTWGGSPFNAASRIVVDKEHYEVIAGVNVPMLVETLMARDDNPTFDELVALAVETGREGVKALKAQPVEKPTPAPAPARAAAPAKPMGPNDYMVIGLARIDDRLIHGQVATRWTKETNVTRIIVVSDEVAADTVRKTLLTQVAPPGVTAHVVDVAKMLRVYNNPKYAGERVMLLFTNPTDVERVVEGGVKITSVNIGGMAYRQGKTQVNNAVSVDEKDIAAFKKLNERGIELEVRKVSNDPKLKMMDLISKVAN, from the coding sequence GTGACCATTGCTATTGTTATAGGCACACATGGTTGGGCCGCGGAACAACTGCTGAAAACCGCCGAAATGCTGCTGGGCGAGCAGGATAACGTCGGTTGGATTGATTTCGTTCCCGGTGAAAATGCGGAAACGTTAATCGAAAAGTACAACGCGCAACTGGAGAAACTGGAAACCAGCAAAGGCGTGCTATTTCTCGTCGATACATGGGGCGGTAGTCCGTTTAACGCTGCCAGCCGTATTGTCGTCGATAAAGAGCATTACGAAGTCATTGCCGGTGTGAACGTTCCGATGCTGGTGGAAACACTGATGGCCAGGGACGATAACCCGACCTTCGACGAACTGGTAGCGTTAGCCGTCGAAACAGGACGTGAGGGGGTGAAAGCCCTGAAAGCGCAACCTGTTGAAAAACCGACTCCTGCGCCTGCGCCAGCAAGGGCAGCAGCGCCTGCGAAGCCAATGGGTCCGAATGATTACATGGTTATCGGCCTTGCGCGCATCGATGACCGTCTGATCCACGGCCAGGTGGCAACTCGCTGGACCAAAGAGACCAATGTCACGCGCATTATCGTTGTTAGCGATGAAGTGGCAGCGGATACCGTACGTAAGACCCTGTTAACCCAGGTTGCCCCTCCCGGCGTAACTGCGCATGTCGTGGATGTCGCCAAAATGCTGCGCGTCTACAACAACCCGAAATATGCGGGTGAACGCGTCATGCTGTTATTCACTAACCCGACCGATGTGGAACGCGTTGTGGAAGGCGGCGTGAAAATCACCAGCGTCAATATTGGCGGTATGGCGTATCGCCAGGGCAAAACCCAGGTGAACAACGCTGTTTCGGTCGATGAGAAAGATATCGCAGCTTTCAAAAAACTGAACGAACGCGGCATCGAACTGGAAGTCCGTAAAGTTTCAAACGATCCGAAACTGAAAATGATGGATTTGATCAGCAAAGTGGCGAACTAA
- a CDS encoding protein YoaL has product MDRHRRQFTFRPFSAVHSGVFRHFPNMFNAIMPVHTRTSLRHACCRSLSWNS; this is encoded by the coding sequence ATGGATCGTCACCGACGTCAGTTCACCTTCAGGCCTTTCAGTGCCGTGCATTCCGGCGTTTTCCGCCACTTTCCTAATATGTTCAATGCCATCATGCCTGTGCATACTCGCACATCATTGCGTCACGCTTGTTGCAGGAGCCTGTCATGGAATTCTTAA
- the yoaE gene encoding CNNM family cation transport protein YoaE, whose amino-acid sequence MEFLMDPSIWAGLLTLVVLEIVLGIDNLVFIAILADKLPPKQRDKARLLGLSLALVMRLGLLSLISWMVTLTQPLFSVGSFNFSGRDLIMLFGGVFLLFKATTELHERLENREHDGGHGKGYASFWVVVLQIVILDAVFSLDAVITAVGMVNHLPVMMAAVVIAMAVMLLASKPLTRFVNQHPTVVVLCLSFLLMIGLSLVAEGFGFHIPKGYLYAAIGFSIIIEFFNQVARRNFIRHQSNLPLRARTADAILRLMGGRRQASPQIETDSQAAVPVPEGAFAEEERYMINGVLTLASRSLRSIMTPRGDISWVDASLSVDQIRQQLLSSPHSLFPVCRGELDEVIGIVRAKEMLVALEEGADVAAIAAASPAIVVPETLDPIKLLAVLRRARGSFVIVTNEFGMVQGLVTPLDVLEAIAGEFPDADETPEIVADGDGWLVKGTTDLHALQHTLGIDNLVNDDENVATVAGLVISAKGQIPPAGEVLEIAPLHITVVEANDYRVDLVRIVKEQSEHDEEE is encoded by the coding sequence ATGGAATTCTTAATGGATCCCTCGATATGGGCGGGATTGCTAACGCTGGTTGTTCTGGAAATCGTACTGGGTATTGATAACCTGGTGTTTATTGCCATCCTTGCCGATAAACTGCCGCCCAAACAGCGTGATAAAGCACGCCTGCTCGGTCTGTCGCTCGCGCTGGTCATGCGCCTTGGCCTGCTGTCGCTGATTTCATGGATGGTGACGCTGACCCAACCGCTTTTCTCCGTGGGCAGTTTCAACTTCTCCGGTCGCGATTTGATCATGCTATTTGGTGGTGTGTTCCTGCTGTTCAAAGCCACAACGGAGCTGCATGAACGGCTGGAAAACCGCGAACATGATGGCGGGCACGGAAAAGGCTATGCCAGTTTCTGGGTGGTGGTCCTGCAAATTGTTATTCTTGATGCTGTTTTCTCGCTGGATGCCGTGATCACCGCTGTCGGTATGGTGAACCATTTGCCGGTTATGATGGCGGCGGTCGTTATCGCAATGGCGGTTATGCTGCTGGCATCGAAACCGCTAACGCGTTTTGTTAACCAGCATCCGACGGTCGTTGTGCTCTGTCTGAGCTTCCTGCTGATGATCGGTCTGAGTCTGGTGGCCGAAGGCTTTGGTTTCCATATTCCGAAAGGCTATTTGTACGCGGCGATTGGTTTCTCCATCATCATTGAGTTTTTCAACCAGGTTGCCCGACGTAACTTTATTCGCCATCAGTCGAATCTACCGCTGCGTGCGCGTACAGCAGATGCCATTTTGCGTCTGATGGGCGGTCGTCGCCAGGCAAGCCCGCAAATCGAAACCGATAGCCAGGCTGCGGTACCGGTGCCGGAAGGCGCATTTGCTGAAGAAGAACGCTATATGATCAACGGCGTGCTGACGCTGGCGTCTCGTTCGCTGCGCAGTATCATGACGCCGCGCGGCGATATCAGTTGGGTGGATGCCAGCCTGAGCGTTGATCAGATCCGTCAGCAACTGCTTTCGTCACCGCACAGCCTGTTCCCGGTATGCCGTGGCGAGCTGGATGAAGTGATCGGTATTGTCCGCGCGAAAGAGATGCTGGTGGCGCTGGAAGAGGGGGCTGATGTCGCTGCTATCGCTGCGGCCAGCCCGGCAATTGTGGTGCCGGAAACGCTCGATCCTATCAAACTGCTGGCGGTGTTGCGCCGGGCGCGCGGCAGCTTTGTGATTGTAACGAACGAGTTTGGTATGGTGCAGGGGCTGGTCACGCCGCTGGACGTGCTGGAAGCGATTGCCGGTGAGTTCCCTGATGCGGATGAAACGCCGGAAATCGTGGCCGATGGCGACGGCTGGCTGGTGAAAGGTACCACCGATTTACATGCGTTACAGCATACGCTCGGCATTGATAACCTGGTCAATGACGATGAGAATGTCGCGACAGTGGCCGGTCTGGTTATCTCCGCCAAAGGGCAAATCCCACCGGCGGGCGAAGTGCTGGAAATTGCACCGTTGCACATCACCGTCGTCGAAGCCAACGACTATCGTGTGGATCTGGTACGCATTGTTAAAGAGCAGTCGGAACACGACGAAGAGGAGTGA
- a CDS encoding EAL domain-containing protein — translation MQTAQRIIKRYRRRRTIVSVSVAIVALIFTLTFRFISERNLNHQRITAFTQHAVNTFDQLLLPLVAGRSTLIPLVGQPCASVHLQLRKQAASLQTVRAVALIKDGILYCSSIFGYRDVPIKQVQSFLPTREPLLMLSTDQTLLKGRPVLIMWYPTSEDGQDGVIEAVNIDLLSDLVLEPQAPLITHAVLSVSGKHLVHGKGIMATLPPLGDERAYQRVSTNFPFSISVSGPGAAKLALLHLPSQLPLALMMSLLTGFIAWFATASRMSFSREINLGIAGREFELFCQPLLKARTLECDGVEILLRWHNPRQGWISPEVFISIAEEHNLIAPLTRYVLTEIQQQLHFFPDDVHFHIGINAAPSHLRNGELLRDVNQLWFNHHPMQQLIIELTERDVLFEKDSRMVQDLRRRGVKIAIDDFGTGNSSLAWLEQLHPDVLKIDKSFTKTIGTDAINSTVTDMIIALGQRLNIELVAEGVETPLQAQHLRQRGVNILQGFLYAEPMPIKAFPAWLAGHKETPSTRQNGHVLPFTPD, via the coding sequence ATGCAGACGGCTCAACGGATCATTAAAAGATATCGACGGCGGCGCACTATTGTCTCCGTATCGGTGGCTATTGTCGCACTAATTTTTACGCTGACTTTCCGTTTTATTTCGGAGCGGAATTTAAATCATCAACGTATTACCGCCTTTACCCAACATGCTGTAAATACATTTGATCAATTATTGCTGCCGCTGGTAGCGGGCCGCTCTACGTTGATTCCACTGGTTGGTCAACCCTGCGCCAGCGTGCATTTGCAATTACGTAAACAGGCGGCCAGCCTGCAAACCGTGCGTGCTGTCGCGTTGATCAAAGACGGTATTCTTTATTGCTCCAGTATTTTTGGTTACCGCGATGTGCCAATAAAACAGGTGCAATCGTTCCTTCCCACCCGGGAACCTCTGTTGATGCTCTCGACAGACCAGACATTGCTAAAGGGGCGCCCGGTACTGATTATGTGGTATCCCACCTCTGAAGATGGGCAGGATGGCGTCATTGAAGCAGTCAATATCGATCTGCTGAGCGATTTAGTCCTGGAACCGCAGGCGCCGCTGATCACGCACGCTGTGCTGAGCGTAAGCGGCAAACATCTGGTGCATGGCAAAGGCATCATGGCCACCTTACCACCGCTGGGTGATGAAAGAGCGTACCAGCGCGTATCAACGAATTTCCCTTTCAGCATCAGCGTCAGCGGCCCGGGCGCGGCGAAACTCGCGTTATTACATCTACCGTCACAACTGCCGCTGGCGCTGATGATGAGTCTGCTGACCGGCTTTATCGCCTGGTTTGCAACCGCCAGCCGCATGAGTTTTTCCCGCGAGATCAACCTTGGGATTGCCGGACGTGAATTTGAACTGTTCTGTCAGCCGTTGCTGAAAGCACGCACATTAGAGTGTGATGGCGTAGAGATCTTGCTGCGCTGGCATAACCCGCGCCAGGGTTGGATCTCGCCGGAAGTGTTTATTTCGATAGCGGAAGAACATAACCTGATCGCGCCACTGACTCGCTACGTACTGACGGAGATTCAGCAGCAACTGCATTTTTTCCCCGACGATGTTCATTTCCATATTGGTATTAATGCGGCACCGAGCCATTTACGCAACGGCGAATTGCTGCGGGACGTAAATCAGCTCTGGTTTAATCACCACCCGATGCAGCAATTAATTATCGAACTGACGGAACGTGATGTGTTATTCGAAAAGGACTCCCGAATGGTGCAGGATCTTCGGCGTCGGGGAGTAAAAATTGCGATAGATGATTTTGGCACTGGCAATAGCTCGTTGGCCTGGCTGGAGCAGTTGCACCCGGACGTGCTGAAAATTGATAAATCCTTCACCAAAACCATCGGTACCGATGCCATTAATTCGACGGTCACCGATATGATCATTGCGTTAGGACAGAGACTGAATATTGAACTGGTGGCCGAAGGCGTCGAAACCCCGCTACAGGCGCAGCATCTGCGGCAGCGAGGGGTGAATATATTGCAGGGTTTTCTCTACGCAGAGCCAATGCCCATCAAGGCGTTCCCGGCGTGGCTGGCGGGGCACAAGGAGACCCCGTCAACGCGGCAAAACGGTCATGTTTTGCCTTTCACGCCGGACTGA